From bacterium:
GCGTGAGGGCGCAGATCAAAACAGGCATCGATAGCGAGCAGTTTTGATCGGATCATTCAGAATTGAAGAAGGGCAGAGGTTAAATTTCAATATAGTTGAGTTTCTGTCCCCTTACAAGTCCTGCTCACATCAAAATTCAAGACCGTAGAAAAGTTATTACAATACGTTAAGACTAATCAAAGTATCGTAAATTGCCTCATAATCTTGTGGAGGTTTTATTTTACGGTGAATATTTGGTTCAGAACAACTTCATCAATTACGATTTCGAGACAGTTACAATCAAATCTTGATAAAAAATTCAAATTAACAAGTGACCCTGGCGCCACTACTGTCGGTGTCTATTTCATAGAATCCGTTACCGATGCTCATATAGGATCGCTCATTAATTTAAGTTACAACCTCCTCCATCAAATTCTGGTCGTACTACCGAAGAGTCCTACCGATAACGAAATATTCAAATTGTATGGTGCAGGCGCGTCGGACGTGGTTTTTTGGAACGGTGAAGAGAAAGAATTCAAGAGAATAGAAAACCGCCTGAATCGGTGGCTTCAGGTTGACAAAATAATGAAATCCGATTCAGTACAGAAAACTTGTGTTTGCCGCGCCGTACAATCGTTCATCGTTTTCAGAGAGATAGTCAGGATTGCTTATTTTACAAATTCCTCCGTGCTCTTGGTCGGTGAAAGCGGAACAGGAAAGGAAGCTGCGGCACGGCTCATTCATTTGCTGGATCAACGGCCCGACAAACAAGACTTTCGGGTAGTCGATTGTACCACCATTGTACCGGAATTGTCCGGCAGTGAATTTTTTGGTCATGAGAAAGGGGCATTTACAGGAGCGATCACGAGCCGGGACGGCGCTTTTTCGCTGGCTGATCAAGGAACGCTGTTTCTCGACGAGATTGGCGATCTGCCGTTGCATCTGCAAGCGCAGCTTCTCAGGGTTATTCAAGAACGCGTATACAAGCGTGTGGGAAGTAATACATGGCTGAAGACGGAGTTCAGATTAATTTGTGCCACGCACCGTGATCTGGAAGCCGAAGTTCGCGCCGGACGATTCAGACAAGATTTGTATCATCGGATTGGGCAGTGGACATTGCGAATGCCTTCATTGCATGAACGCCGCGAGGATATTCCATTCCTTATGGAACATTTTATCAACGAAAGTAATGCCTCAGCGCTTCCTTCCGGAATTGAAGATTTAGTCGTTCAAATGATTGGTGGTTTGGAATTTCCCGGCAATATTCGCCAGTTAAAACATCTGACGCAAAGAATGATCGACAATTATGTCGGGCCTGGACCGCTGACTCTCGGCGATCTTCCGGACGACATTCGTGCATCGGTTCGTAGCGCGGCGTCATCGCCCTGGTGTGGAAATGACTTCGTTGAATCGATCCGCCATGCGATCCGCAGCGGCGTTCAACTAAAAGAAATTGGGCGCACAGCCGAAAATATTGCGATCCAGATTGCCATGGAAAATGGCCAAACGAATCGCGCAGCCGACATG
This genomic window contains:
- a CDS encoding sigma 54-interacting transcriptional regulator translates to MNIWFRTTSSITISRQLQSNLDKKFKLTSDPGATTVGVYFIESVTDAHIGSLINLSYNLLHQILVVLPKSPTDNEIFKLYGAGASDVVFWNGEEKEFKRIENRLNRWLQVDKIMKSDSVQKTCVCRAVQSFIVFREIVRIAYFTNSSVLLVGESGTGKEAAARLIHLLDQRPDKQDFRVVDCTTIVPELSGSEFFGHEKGAFTGAITSRDGAFSLADQGTLFLDEIGDLPLHLQAQLLRVIQERVYKRVGSNTWLKTEFRLICATHRDLEAEVRAGRFRQDLYHRIGQWTLRMPSLHERREDIPFLMEHFINESNASALPSGIEDLVVQMIGGLEFPGNIRQLKHLTQRMIDNYVGPGPLTLGDLPDDIRASVRSAASSPWCGNDFVESIRHAIRSGVQLKEIGRTAENIAIQIAMENGQTNRAADMLGVTPRALQMRRAQGRRTRGGRLKAE